Within the Periplaneta americana isolate PAMFEO1 chromosome 6, P.americana_PAMFEO1_priV1, whole genome shotgun sequence genome, the region aaccgaattcttttacatatcgtaaaTCTACAATATGGGATTCAGATCGTTACTTACTTCCTGGAGGAAGCCATACtagccatgctaaggattttatcgtcTTCAGCCAAGTTTGAACCTGCAAACCTCGGATCCACTGGTGACCACTAGACCACAGAGAATGACTCATTTATTGTAGCAGGTctaggattttattcttcttattgtaatttttaatagaaaGTAAGGTGATGTGGACAATTCTGATGTCGGGTTTATTTATAGGAAATAGAGAGGCGTAGCTCAGAACATTCAAAATGTATCAAATTAATAGCTCTGAGTACTGGTACTTCAAAACTCAGGTCTCCTTAAAGGAGATGGATTTTGGCATATTTGGAAGGGCTATTCTGATATTTTCTCTTCCCTGAATACAAAAACATACTAACTTACCACATGTCCTTTCATTTCAAATGATTAGATTTAGAATTGATTATATtcaatcatcatcgtcgtcgtcataatcatcatcgtcatatttATCACCATCTACACAGTAGTATTTGTTGTTAGATGATAGAAGATTTACAAGAAGATATTCCTCCATCTtctatgtagtaggcctacataatatgctGAGAGGTTCCTTTAAGCATTAAACAAAATTTCTACCTTGCCACAAAAGTAAGACCTCCACGACTGCATTGATTAATGCAGTAGTTATGATCAATCCCTCCAGTAGTTTTCAAAACTTCAGCAAGCAGGCGAGGAACTCTAAGATCCATATTTGTTTCGGCAAGTTTTCTCAATTCACCTGAAAAGAAAGACGTCTGAAATAATGTGGCAATTACTACACCTTGTAAAATACACtacttcttttatttattatttcttcatttctaagtcatttattttttgtttaaactttaatttatttctataacataaTGTTTTTATGATTTTATGAAGTCTGCCTTCACGATCAGTACAGGATATCTGGAGAATCCTGGAGACAGAAATGTAGAGCTTTGTTTTCTTTAATTCGGGACAAGAGAAAGTTAAGTAGCCTACCATAATTATCTACTCATTTCGGCCATTTTATTGCTGAGGAAAAAAAATCCTCAATAACAATTTCACAAAAACCATTCTGGAAataatatcgaaaaaaaaaattccttgcaTGCGTCTGGAAAGGGAACTGCTTCATTTTAGTCCGGTATATAAATCCAAAACTCAATTGCAAGTACCTATGTAGGATATATATCCATTTCTATTCACCTGTGGGAATGCTTTCCTTGTCCACAACTGTATATTTGTCAGCGTTGATGCATAATGTTTGTTCTGACACTCCAGTGCTGCCTTTATTCTGTAACAGTGATAGTTGAAAACATAAAGTTACCTTGGTATTATGTTCTGGATTGAGAAATAcaacttcaatttttttcataACCTGACACTTCTTATCATATTCTGATCTATTTTCCCATTACCTTCACATTATTTCTTAGCAAGTAGGTTAGTCTCATGGTCATTCTGGAAGTTATGAAAAAAAGAAGTTTCTCCACCTAGCACAGAATTCACTCCGTTTCAATCAAAAGAAATGATCTAATGGAATGCTACTTCGATCCTCTAAATTTATTGTAACAGTCCTATATGCAGATGAAGAAGGGTGACTCCAAAAAATGTGCCTGTATAGCAAACGTACCTGTACCACTCCAAACAAACACTGTTTCAAATGCTTATTTACACTTTCTGCATTATCAATTTTCCACACATATGAGAAGTATGTCAGCATTactcacatggcctgccagactGAAGTAAGAGTGGTTTGTGAGGTTGATAGGAGTGAGCTTCGTGGATGTGGCCATCATGTCCAGAATGAGCTCGTTGTCTGGAGACAATTGATAGGTGGCCTGAACCAACACATCGCCAGGATATCCCTCCTCACCACAAGCACTTAGATAAGTGAATGTGACTTTATTTCCATCAACATGCGACTCCCATAATACCTGCAATGTTTCACAAAACTCTCAATGTCTAATCTAATAATCTGAATGATAAAAAATGTGAAACTTAATTTTCTCACTGAATTCACATAAAATGTTAGACAACAATTTGCCAAATCCATTTTCCAGACTAATGAATAAACATGAAATTAACTTTGAACAGCAGAAGCCATCCATATTATTTTGCCTCGTATCTTTTAGTCGCTTATTTAACTACACTCTCTCaactacagatcttacattttttcTCTATCAGTCAGTGACCCTTAAATTTCAAGTAGCATTTCTTACAACGTGGGTGTCagcatattaaaaagcattacaaccttccTGCCATCTCCTTGTCTCCTCactgcaaatgtgacgttgcacagaggcagaaataaaatataagatctgtaCTAGTTTCTTTAACATcagtagaattggtgatagcgagatagtaatTGGCAagttgagaccgaggattcgccatagattatccgccatttgtcttacagttggggaaaacctcggaaaaaactcaacagataatcagcccaagggaGAATAAAACTTTGTTGTTATGTGGGATTGGAACATGAATTATTTACAAGATAGTTCAAAATTAAATAAGCTACAAAATTTGTTGATATATAACTTTAAAAATCTCATACATATAAAGTCGTCAACAGTAGTTGTAGACTTAGGTTTATCACATCAATTTATCAGAGTGTAGAAGTGATGGTAAAACACACTCTGAAGGAGGACACCttggaaaagaaattttaataaaaatagcaTGAAAGAATTTCAATACTTACTTGGAAAAGAATCGTGGGAAACGGTCTTTATGGAAGGAGGGGTTAATAATAAAtctctttttatgttattttaatataGTATTTTCATTAAAGTTAGTTAACGACGAGTAATgaggaaattataataataacttaccaaAGGGATAAGGACATCTAGTAAAAGAATACCATCACTTAGTAGTTTAAAAAAACAgataacattacaaatgaaataaaagattatatcaagaAATGTCAGATAATAAATAGGAGAGTAATAAAGGaggcaaaaaagaaaagaaaatgacaaTTATATATTAAAGGTAACAAAGAGAATGAAAGCTATTCAGCAAGTATTAAATAAGGAAATATGAAAATTCAGAAAAAGTGAAGGACGAATTGAACTAAATACCTACAGCAGAAGGAGAAGGTAATGTAATATGCCCtaaaaacattgtaaaattatttaattcccATTTCTCTGAGACAGCTGAGAACCTTATAGGACAGACTTTCCCTGTAAATTCAAGTACAGTACCTATTAATAAAAGCTCACAggttaaaataaacaataattatacaATGTTCATTTTTCCAGTCACTGAAGGTGAAGTACTGAAAGTAGTACGAAATTTCAAAGGGAAATTTTCGCCAGGTATTGATGAAATCCCAGATTATGTGGTAAAAAATTGCACAGATTACTATCTTGTTGATTGAAGAGGTTCGAAATTCAGAATTACCATACCTTAATTTTCAATTCGTCTCCTAAATCTCGAGTGAAGCAGCCACGATCACTGTCAAATTCAAATCGCCACTATTTCTACATTTATTAGGACGAATAGAACGATAAAGCAACTGTCACTTTGTATTCTCACCACCAATGTTGCCTTCAATCATCAAAATTCATCACACTTAGCATGGTCTTCCCACTAACATAGCTGCCTCATCATATCCCTGTTTTATCCAATTGGTTGCATTCCAAAATCTTCATAATTCAATTGACGAGAGTTTTcccagtcccccccccccccccattcacAGAATACAATTCAAGATTCCTGCATATGTGTAGACTTTCTCGCTAAAAATTGTTACTCATGTATACatcattttcagataaattaaccCATAGATATTGAATATTGTCCTGTGCTGCAACtcgtgcctaggactcacgtttcATGAGGAAGGAATTtaatcatgaaattttggccagtgtatgggaccaattCCCACCCAGCATTGTTATGAATTTGCATGATCAGCCTGGGCCTTTCATGGGATGTTTGCGTCATGGATTAAAAaccactgaatatgaacaaaatcttacCAATACTGGTAGTTTAGAAGAAATTACTATAGGCTACATAGAAAAATGGAGAGCGAGACCAATATGCAATCGATgaatcgtttattaatgtcatgagcaacagtttgttgcaatagacataaaatgtaccaaattacaagagatataaaataatattttacataaaatataaaaaaaaacagatgaatacaacaatacaaataaaatacaatactggtaataataataactataaccaatacagtactaaaaataatcgtaataatacaaAGCAACgcagcttataaatttagaatacatttacagtggagtcaaaaaattcactaatactatagaatggatggttgattaaccagttatacaaaacagatttaaattgtatataatttGCATCATGTGCCTTTTGTGCTAACATATTAAACTttgttatagcaatagaattgaaccatttttggacttacttaatctaactctaggttctgaaagacaataattgtaccttgtattatactgatgaacttctgttttagggtgataagtattaaggtttttcttaattttcattagatattgaaatatatatatatatatatatatatatatatatatatatatatatatatatatatatatatatatatatatatttatgacagttaaaattttttcttgaataaatagtgGTCTACAGTGATAGTTGTCTACATTACTACCAAAGTCACTTCTTAGGCGTCAGCAATGTTAAAAATACACATACacgcacatacacacaaacacaaacgtAAGTGAGCACATATATAAATTCCGTCTGTTAAAAGAAATGTGTTTTACAAAGCACTACATAGCTACCAACTAATTTATGAATATTTGTGATTACAGATTGAAATGAGACGTAACATATATGCCCTTGTACGCCGTAACTAGAAATACCATACGAATAAAATCCTAAAGTTCAATGATAACAATGACTATGATATTACATTAataaacatacagtatacataaaATGAACAATGAAAAGTACTGACATATAAACTAATAAAACAGATAGTTAAGAGTCTTTATAAATATTGCGGTATAATTTGATTTACGATATTTACTTTATTGCtattaatttatgtaaacatAAAGACGAACCTTGTCAAAGCCTTTCTTTCCACCATGAAGATGATATGTTCCTCTGTTCACAGTCACGTTATAAACGTGATTCCCAAGACtgaattttccattttgaattcTATTCGCAACTCTTCCAACAATGCATCCAAAATAAGGGTTGTTTGGTCCTTG harbors:
- the LOC138701595 gene encoding galactose mutarotase-like: MISEGCRSTISPNYTCYSSDINLTEDKFDNIKNETGKTETVKRFTLSNKNGIRVEIINYGATITRIIVPDKTGNLDDVVLGFDDITGYQGPNNPYFGCIVGRVANRIQNGKFSLGNHVYNVTVNRGTYHLHGGKKGFDKVLWESHVDGNKVTFTYLSACGEEGYPGDVLVQATYQLSPDNELILDMMATSTKLTPINLTNHSYFSLAGHNKGSTGVSEQTLCINADKYTVVDKESIPTGELRKLAETNMDLRVPRLLAEVLKTTGGIDHNYCINQCSRGGLTFVARATHPPSGRTMEVYSDQPGVQLYTANYLPDPSSGDKLTVGKNGANYMKHGAFCLETQNFPDAVNHENFPNSILKPGYTYKHTVVYRFGVLNN